In Frondihabitans sp. PAMC 28766, a genomic segment contains:
- a CDS encoding helix-turn-helix domain-containing protein: MSDSATSVVDLDPAALGGRLRALRLESGMSLRDLARALGISPSAVSQIERGVRRPSVSRLLAICQVLGRPLADVFDEPGSAVAEAGAQDPAGYVLARAGATKPVELGTGVVFRRLSPAHTSGVDFFESTYPAGSVATDLDTLITHEGYEVGTVTAGELTIDFPDERVVLRAGDSITFPCELPHRMGNTGSVDAVATWLIVHRS; encoded by the coding sequence ATGAGCGACAGCGCGACATCCGTTGTCGATCTCGATCCGGCCGCCCTCGGCGGGCGCCTCCGGGCCCTCCGCCTCGAGTCGGGCATGTCGCTGCGCGACCTCGCCCGAGCGCTCGGCATCTCGCCCAGCGCGGTGTCCCAGATCGAACGCGGAGTGCGGCGCCCGAGCGTGAGCCGGCTGCTCGCCATCTGCCAGGTGCTGGGGCGGCCGCTGGCCGACGTCTTCGACGAGCCGGGCTCTGCTGTGGCCGAGGCGGGGGCGCAGGATCCTGCGGGGTACGTGCTCGCGCGGGCCGGGGCCACGAAACCGGTGGAGCTCGGCACGGGCGTCGTGTTCAGACGGCTGTCGCCCGCCCACACCTCGGGGGTGGACTTCTTCGAGTCGACCTACCCGGCGGGCTCGGTCGCGACCGACCTGGACACGCTGATCACCCACGAGGGCTACGAGGTCGGCACGGTGACGGCCGGCGAACTCACGATCGACTTCCCCGACGAGCGCGTGGTGCTGCGGGCGGGCGACTCGATCACCTTCCCGTGCGAGTTGCCGCACCGGATGGGCAACACCGGTTCTGTCGACGCGGTCGCCACGTGGTTGATCGTGCACCGGAGCTGA
- a CDS encoding ketopantoate reductase family protein: MRYVIIGAGAIGGTLGGRLAQHSTNPPLLIARSAHGEAIAADGLRLRSPDSDDRISVAVAASPDDVRLEVDDVLVIATKTQAVEAALLEWVDRPVFSGSAADSVGSAGDLLPIFTALNGVESERIASRYFARVFGICVWLPAVHLEAGEVVVRIAPSSGTFIVGRYGAAADASDRALLETLEHDWTASTFRIFVVDDVMAWKHRKLLANLGNALAALLGPGQSEGISSRLTDEATAIFEAAGLTWPSDEQEEAWRDDAFDIRPVPGVEGELGGSSWQSLKRGGSIETDFLNGEIALMARLLGRSAPLNATVQRLARQAAASGAGAGSMSAEELEAALDAAV, translated from the coding sequence ATGCGATACGTGATCATCGGCGCCGGCGCCATCGGCGGCACCCTCGGTGGGCGATTGGCCCAGCACTCGACGAACCCGCCCCTGCTGATCGCACGCAGTGCGCACGGTGAGGCGATCGCGGCGGACGGGCTGCGGCTGCGGTCGCCCGACAGCGACGACCGCATCTCCGTCGCGGTGGCGGCGTCACCCGACGACGTGCGGCTGGAGGTCGACGACGTGCTCGTCATCGCCACCAAGACGCAGGCCGTCGAGGCCGCCCTTCTGGAGTGGGTGGATCGACCGGTGTTCTCAGGGTCGGCCGCGGACTCGGTCGGCAGCGCCGGCGACCTCCTGCCCATCTTCACGGCACTGAACGGGGTCGAGAGTGAGCGCATCGCGTCGCGCTACTTCGCCCGAGTCTTCGGCATCTGCGTCTGGCTACCCGCCGTGCACCTCGAGGCGGGCGAAGTCGTCGTGCGGATCGCGCCGTCGAGCGGCACGTTCATCGTCGGGCGGTACGGGGCTGCGGCCGACGCCTCGGATCGCGCGCTGCTCGAGACCCTCGAACACGACTGGACCGCCTCGACCTTCCGCATCTTCGTCGTCGACGACGTGATGGCCTGGAAGCACCGCAAGCTGCTGGCCAACCTCGGCAACGCCCTCGCGGCGCTGCTCGGGCCGGGTCAGTCGGAGGGGATCAGCAGCCGGCTCACCGACGAGGCGACGGCGATCTTCGAGGCGGCCGGCCTCACTTGGCCGAGCGACGAGCAGGAGGAGGCGTGGCGCGACGACGCGTTCGACATCCGGCCTGTGCCTGGCGTCGAGGGCGAGCTCGGCGGATCATCGTGGCAGTCGCTGAAGCGCGGCGGGTCGATCGAGACAGACTTCTTGAACGGCGAGATCGCGTTGATGGCGCGACTGCTCGGGCGCTCGGCGCCGCTGAACGCGACCGTGCAGCGGCTGGCTCGGCAGGCGGCCGCGTCGGGTGCGGGTGCCGGGTCGATGTCGGCCGAAGAGCTCGAGGCCGCGCTGGACGCCGCGGTCTAG
- a CDS encoding PaaI family thioesterase — MPFEETTPVRHRSYSWPDPQAIAAAAPLTTGLDFLERIVSGDVPQPPIAVTLDFALVGVTPGTATLEARPADFGYNAIGTVHGGVIATWADTAIGYSIQTRLPEGVSITTLDLQVRYLRAITADTGLVTIVATAEHVGRRTGTSRAEIRDAGGKLLATATSTCLVVEPRA, encoded by the coding sequence GTGCCCTTCGAAGAGACCACCCCCGTCCGTCACCGCTCGTACTCGTGGCCCGATCCGCAGGCCATCGCTGCCGCGGCTCCGCTGACCACTGGTCTCGACTTCCTCGAGCGGATCGTCTCGGGCGATGTGCCGCAGCCGCCAATCGCCGTCACTCTCGACTTCGCGCTCGTCGGCGTGACCCCGGGCACGGCGACGCTGGAGGCGCGCCCCGCCGATTTCGGGTACAACGCGATCGGGACGGTGCACGGCGGAGTCATCGCGACGTGGGCCGACACCGCCATCGGCTACTCGATCCAGACCCGCCTGCCCGAGGGTGTCAGTATCACGACGCTCGACCTGCAGGTGCGATATCTCCGGGCGATCACGGCCGACACCGGCCTCGTCACGATCGTCGCGACGGCCGAGCACGTCGGGCGTCGCACCGGGACGTCGCGCGCCGAGATCCGCGACGCGGGCGGGAAGCTGTTGGCCACGGCGACGTCGACGTGCCTGGTCGTCGAGCCGCGGGCGTAA
- a CDS encoding glycoside hydrolase family 6 protein: protein MSRVPSALLAAVVLALAAIAIVSGPAQATAVRASTADTSTVLSAAQIQSATNTSLFPGGLYNEADSVAAQEAATLQAAGDSTDAASAAFIAQRPVAIWLGDWLQGSKLVSYLQQNLDAAAAAGTTPVFVTYAIPDRDCGGYSSGGLTDSTYLTWNQTIATTLRGHHAVVLVEPDSLGQTTTGCSSIAASRIALIRSAVQTLAANGVTAYLDGGNSRWLKPAQMASLLNQAGIGSARGFYTNVSNYISVDAERTYAGQVSALTGGSHFVIDVSRDGQGYKGTWCNAPGAGLGQDPHVTAGTGNLDALLWVKTPGSSDGTCNGGPAAGTWYPSYATALVRLKK, encoded by the coding sequence ATGTCACGAGTGCCCTCCGCACTCCTCGCTGCTGTCGTGCTCGCGCTTGCGGCCATCGCCATCGTCTCCGGGCCGGCCCAGGCGACCGCCGTGAGGGCGAGCACCGCCGACACGAGCACCGTCCTCAGCGCTGCTCAGATCCAGAGCGCGACCAACACGTCCCTCTTCCCCGGCGGTCTCTACAACGAGGCTGACAGCGTCGCCGCACAGGAGGCCGCCACGCTGCAAGCGGCGGGCGACTCGACCGATGCGGCGAGCGCGGCCTTCATTGCCCAGCGCCCGGTCGCCATCTGGCTCGGCGACTGGCTCCAGGGCTCGAAGCTCGTGAGCTACCTCCAGCAGAACCTCGACGCGGCGGCGGCCGCCGGCACGACGCCCGTCTTCGTGACGTACGCCATCCCCGACCGCGACTGCGGCGGCTACTCCTCCGGCGGCCTGACCGACTCGACGTACCTCACGTGGAACCAGACCATCGCAACCACCCTCCGCGGCCATCACGCTGTCGTCCTCGTCGAGCCCGACTCGCTCGGGCAGACGACCACGGGCTGCAGCAGCATCGCCGCGTCGCGGATCGCCCTCATCCGCAGCGCCGTGCAGACCCTCGCGGCCAACGGTGTCACCGCCTACCTGGACGGCGGCAACTCACGCTGGCTGAAGCCCGCCCAGATGGCCTCACTGCTCAACCAGGCGGGCATCGGCTCCGCGCGCGGCTTCTACACCAACGTCTCGAACTACATCTCAGTCGACGCCGAGCGCACCTACGCCGGCCAGGTCTCCGCGCTGACAGGCGGCTCGCACTTCGTCATCGACGTGTCGCGCGACGGCCAGGGGTATAAGGGCACCTGGTGCAACGCGCCCGGCGCGGGCCTGGGGCAGGATCCGCACGTCACGGCCGGCACGGGCAACCTCGACGCGCTCCTGTGGGTGAAGACACCAGGATCCAGCGACGGCACCTGCAACGGCGGCCCCGCTGCAGGCACCTGGTACCCGTCGTACGCGACCGCCCTGGTTCGACTCAAGAAGTAG
- a CDS encoding oxygenase MpaB family protein, producing MPRIDPASEAVILAGAGRAILLQLARPAVGYGVARHSDFARNPMGRLHGTLMYVYAVMSGTPADRDLASSFVNRMHAPVHGPGDAHSPAYDARDPELQLWVAATLYDTAMTVYERVLGHLPPARADEVYARYAALGTALDVPPDLWPASPAAFREYWRGALAQLSVDDTIRAQADELWAASEAPRWVRLLMPLNRWVTAGLLPAPVREQYGLAWSPRQQCRFDRLWAVLAAVYPRLPRVVRVWPQQYYLRRLRRLARPDTPRAPQTPPPAAAR from the coding sequence GTGCCCCGAATCGATCCTGCCTCCGAGGCGGTCATCCTCGCCGGGGCCGGGCGCGCCATCCTGCTGCAGCTGGCGCGACCGGCGGTCGGCTACGGGGTCGCGCGGCATAGCGACTTCGCGCGTAACCCGATGGGCCGGTTGCACGGCACGCTGATGTACGTCTACGCCGTGATGTCGGGCACACCTGCCGATCGCGATCTCGCCAGCTCGTTCGTGAACCGTATGCACGCCCCGGTGCACGGCCCGGGCGACGCGCACTCACCGGCCTACGACGCGCGCGACCCCGAGCTGCAGCTCTGGGTGGCCGCCACCCTCTACGACACGGCGATGACCGTGTACGAGCGGGTGCTGGGCCACCTGCCGCCCGCTCGCGCCGACGAGGTGTACGCGCGGTACGCCGCCCTCGGCACGGCTCTCGATGTGCCTCCCGATCTCTGGCCCGCCTCCCCAGCCGCCTTCCGTGAGTACTGGCGCGGCGCGCTCGCGCAGCTATCGGTCGACGACACGATCCGCGCCCAGGCCGATGAGCTCTGGGCGGCGAGCGAGGCCCCGCGCTGGGTGCGGCTGCTCATGCCGCTCAACCGCTGGGTCACGGCCGGGCTGCTGCCGGCGCCGGTGCGCGAACAATACGGCCTCGCGTGGTCGCCCCGGCAGCAGTGCCGTTTCGACCGGCTCTGGGCCGTGCTCGCGGCGGTGTACCCGCGACTGCCGCGGGTCGTGCGTGTGTGGCCGCAGCAGTACTACCTGCGCCGACTCAGGCGCCTCGCCCGGCCCGATACACCTCGAGCGCCGCAGACGCCGCCGCCAGCAGCGGCACGCTGA
- a CDS encoding 2-dehydropantoate 2-reductase, translating to MRTLVVGAGAVGGFFGAHLVEAGRDVTFLVRERRAAALRADGLTVEKLDGTLHVEPTAVTKDEIDGPFDLVLLSVKSFALGQALDDVAPAVGPDTTIVPLLNGLQHIETLQRRFGADQVVGGLCFVATILVGDTIRQLSPLNTIMLGELDGPESPRIQAAHREIEGAGFEAVLSRNILQGLWEKWFILAAGGATTTLLGGDVGTIERVPFGRETALAIVAECAAVAAAAGHEPRPAMRARAEATLTEAGSDFTTSMFRDQQQGLEVESDQILGDLVRRGQTAGVSVPLLAAASAALEVYRAGRGA from the coding sequence ATGAGAACTCTCGTGGTCGGCGCCGGCGCGGTCGGCGGCTTTTTCGGTGCACACCTGGTCGAGGCCGGGCGCGACGTCACCTTCCTCGTGCGCGAGCGCCGCGCTGCGGCCCTTCGCGCAGACGGGCTGACGGTCGAGAAACTCGACGGCACCCTCCATGTCGAGCCCACGGCCGTCACGAAAGACGAGATCGACGGGCCTTTCGACCTCGTCCTGCTCAGCGTGAAGTCGTTCGCCCTGGGCCAGGCGCTCGACGACGTCGCCCCTGCGGTCGGCCCGGACACGACGATCGTGCCTCTGCTCAACGGCCTCCAGCACATCGAGACCCTGCAGCGGCGCTTCGGGGCCGACCAGGTCGTCGGCGGCCTGTGCTTCGTGGCGACGATTCTCGTCGGCGACACGATCCGCCAGCTCAGCCCGCTGAACACGATCATGCTCGGCGAGCTGGACGGGCCCGAGAGCCCCAGGATCCAAGCTGCTCACCGAGAGATCGAGGGCGCAGGATTCGAGGCGGTCCTCTCCCGAAACATCCTCCAGGGCCTTTGGGAGAAGTGGTTCATCCTGGCCGCCGGCGGGGCGACGACCACGCTGCTCGGCGGCGACGTCGGCACGATCGAGCGGGTGCCGTTCGGGCGGGAGACTGCGCTTGCGATCGTGGCGGAGTGCGCCGCAGTGGCCGCGGCTGCGGGCCACGAGCCGCGGCCCGCGATGCGGGCGCGCGCCGAGGCCACGCTGACCGAGGCGGGGTCGGACTTCACCACGTCGATGTTCCGTGATCAGCAGCAGGGTCTCGAGGTGGAGTCGGATCAGATTCTCGGCGACCTCGTGCGCCGGGGGCAGACGGCCGGCGTCAGCGTGCCGCTGCTGGCGGCGGCGTCTGCGGCGCTCGAGGTGTATCGGGCCGGGCGAGGCGCCTGA
- a CDS encoding glycyl-tRNA synthetase gives MTSIAGLVDHYGHGLLHKRQLVRHGAKDHHLTLAVRNGEVRRARRGWYTTWRQDDPRFVAVRVGGRLTGASALAQLGAWAWRHSPQISVSVPANASRLRRKRRVRVVWDRFEVQERGSAWAVSLTDALREAIVEVGFEEGVAALDWALHEQRVTMDDVAEIVRTLPDDVQQIVDWVDPLCDSFLESVARTRLRKAGYHVRSQGQLPKRKRIDLVVEEVVGVETDGQEHHLETFESDRRKDLSIVVDGRIPMRLSYSMVRDEWESIEEAMGFAVAMHRLGPSSPSGNSGPPRHLGPGDRRAWRLPAPRRRARPELPKGAPGQPPKARRERPLVRHRYDR, from the coding sequence ATGACATCCATCGCCGGCCTCGTCGACCACTACGGTCACGGCCTCCTGCACAAGCGCCAACTCGTCCGTCACGGGGCGAAAGACCACCACCTCACGCTCGCGGTGCGCAACGGCGAGGTCCGCCGGGCTCGCCGCGGCTGGTACACGACCTGGCGGCAGGACGACCCCCGGTTCGTGGCGGTTCGTGTCGGTGGCCGGTTGACGGGGGCATCCGCCCTGGCCCAGCTCGGAGCATGGGCGTGGAGACACTCGCCGCAGATTTCGGTCTCCGTGCCCGCGAACGCTTCGCGGCTGCGCCGGAAACGGCGCGTGCGGGTCGTGTGGGATCGCTTCGAAGTGCAGGAACGAGGCTCGGCGTGGGCGGTTTCGCTGACGGACGCACTGCGGGAGGCCATCGTCGAGGTCGGCTTCGAAGAGGGGGTAGCGGCTCTCGACTGGGCATTGCACGAGCAGAGGGTGACGATGGACGACGTCGCCGAGATCGTCCGGACGTTGCCCGACGACGTGCAGCAGATCGTCGACTGGGTCGACCCGCTGTGCGACAGCTTCCTCGAGAGTGTCGCGCGCACGCGACTGCGGAAGGCGGGCTACCACGTGCGCAGTCAGGGGCAGCTGCCGAAGCGCAAGCGGATCGACCTCGTCGTCGAAGAGGTGGTCGGGGTCGAGACGGACGGGCAGGAGCACCACCTGGAAACATTCGAGTCCGATCGGCGGAAGGACCTCAGCATCGTCGTCGACGGGCGCATCCCGATGCGCCTCAGCTACTCCATGGTTCGTGACGAGTGGGAGTCGATCGAGGAGGCCATGGGGTTCGCGGTCGCGATGCATCGGCTGGGGCCGTCGTCTCCCTCCGGCAATTCAGGCCCACCCCGGCACCTGGGCCCGGGCGACCGCCGAGCCTGGCGGCTGCCTGCCCCGAGGCGCCGGGCGCGGCCTGAATTGCCGAAGGGGGCGCCCGGGCAGCCCCCGAAGGCACGGCGGGAGCGACCGCTCGTACGGCATCGCTACGATCGGTAG
- a CDS encoding chloride channel protein, whose amino-acid sequence MTYALSARWLLRLVVVTTLVGIGAGLAGLVVSFLLHGLEHLTYGFGEGHFLDDLPTPSDGLRVGALALAGVLGGFGWWGLRRRKNKVVSVEKAVEGAHMPWFESLWNVALQIVIVGLGASIGREVAPRELAALVSQWVTDRSGITARERRILVACGAGAGLAAVYDVPLGGAVFAVEILLAELSIATILPALATSAIAALVASLVTSSHPLYVVPSLSLSPSLLVWSIIAGPVLGFGALGFTALAKWAQDHRPSGWRILIVMPVVFTLVGVVSIWLPEILGNGRALGQLGLTGTAGLGYIALVVVAKYASTTGTIGAGAAGGTLTPSLALGAGMGAVLGGLWLLLWPGSGIAAFAFVAAAAFLASSMKAPLTALVLVLEFTGQGTAILVPTLLAIGGSTAVAYVWNRRRLAGSPDPSPRALPTE is encoded by the coding sequence GTGACTTACGCCCTGTCGGCCCGCTGGCTGCTCCGCCTCGTCGTCGTCACGACCCTCGTCGGCATCGGCGCCGGTCTCGCCGGTCTGGTCGTGAGCTTCCTCCTGCACGGGCTCGAACACCTCACCTACGGCTTCGGCGAAGGCCACTTCCTCGACGATCTGCCCACGCCGAGCGATGGTCTGCGGGTCGGCGCCCTGGCTCTCGCGGGTGTGCTCGGCGGTTTCGGGTGGTGGGGTCTCCGCCGCCGCAAGAACAAGGTCGTGAGCGTCGAGAAGGCCGTCGAGGGCGCGCACATGCCCTGGTTCGAGAGCCTCTGGAACGTGGCCCTCCAGATCGTCATCGTCGGCCTCGGCGCCTCGATCGGCCGTGAGGTGGCCCCGCGCGAGCTGGCGGCGCTGGTGTCGCAGTGGGTGACCGACCGGTCGGGCATCACGGCGAGAGAGCGCAGGATCCTGGTGGCGTGCGGCGCCGGCGCCGGTCTCGCGGCCGTGTACGACGTTCCGCTCGGCGGGGCGGTGTTCGCCGTCGAGATCCTGCTCGCCGAGCTGAGCATCGCGACGATCCTCCCGGCGCTCGCGACCTCGGCGATCGCCGCGCTGGTGGCGAGCCTCGTGACCTCCAGCCACCCCCTCTACGTCGTGCCGAGCCTGTCGCTCAGCCCGTCGCTGCTCGTCTGGTCGATCATCGCCGGCCCGGTGCTCGGCTTCGGGGCGTTGGGCTTCACCGCTCTGGCGAAATGGGCGCAGGATCATCGGCCGTCGGGCTGGCGCATCCTCATCGTCATGCCCGTGGTGTTCACGCTCGTCGGGGTGGTGTCGATCTGGCTGCCCGAGATCCTGGGCAACGGGCGCGCGCTGGGCCAGCTCGGGCTCACCGGCACCGCTGGCCTCGGCTACATAGCGCTGGTGGTCGTGGCGAAGTACGCGTCCACGACCGGCACGATCGGCGCGGGCGCTGCGGGCGGCACGCTGACGCCGTCGCTCGCCCTGGGTGCCGGCATGGGCGCGGTGCTCGGCGGGCTGTGGCTGTTGCTGTGGCCGGGCTCGGGCATCGCGGCATTCGCGTTCGTCGCGGCGGCGGCGTTCCTCGCCTCCTCGATGAAGGCCCCCCTGACGGCGCTGGTCCTCGTGCTGGAGTTCACCGGCCAGGGCACCGCGATCCTGGTGCCCACGCTGCTCGCGATCGGCGGCTCGACGGCCGTCGCGTACGTGTGGAATCGCCGCCGCCTGGCGGGGTCACCTGACCCGTCGCCTCGGGCCCTGCCGACCGAATAG
- a CDS encoding DUF4383 domain-containing protein: MLTSPNRLLGVVAGIVFMLVGLLGFVIATPYPFATPQGGVLIGLFESNALLALIHTLVGAALLLAGLASATLAKVANMLIGIGLFLFGVYGLFLGHTEANIFALNSGTIVLHFLSGLLLAVLGLAIGRIYVVRTTA; this comes from the coding sequence ATGCTCACATCCCCGAACCGGCTGCTCGGCGTCGTCGCCGGCATCGTCTTCATGCTCGTGGGGCTCCTGGGTTTCGTCATCGCGACTCCGTATCCGTTCGCCACCCCGCAGGGCGGTGTGCTCATCGGCCTGTTCGAGAGCAACGCGCTCCTCGCGCTGATTCACACGCTGGTCGGCGCCGCCCTCCTCCTCGCCGGTCTCGCCTCGGCGACTCTGGCGAAGGTCGCCAACATGCTGATCGGTATCGGCCTCTTCCTCTTCGGCGTGTACGGCCTCTTCCTCGGTCACACCGAGGCGAACATCTTCGCGCTCAACTCGGGCACGATCGTGCTGCACTTCCTCTCCGGGTTGCTGTTGGCCGTGCTGGGTCTGGCGATCGGCCGTATCTACGTCGTGCGCACTACCGCCTGA
- a CDS encoding heme oxygenase (biliverdin-producing) has product MSAAIPFSQALRERTGSVRSSGPSASERFMTALMTGHGSRDDYVAMVAQNYFVYGALERAAASRAADPVAAAFMTPALTRLPAIREDLHYLIGDDWESQVSPLETTRRYVDRIETVAATTTGGFVAHHYTRYLGDLSGCTIIRTLMQRQFGFETNGVGFYLFAGIAKPKEFKSTYRAQLDAVGWSDDERERVIAEVGVAYRLTEELFDELASSRGTRAA; this is encoded by the coding sequence ATGAGCGCAGCGATCCCGTTCTCCCAGGCGCTTCGCGAGCGCACCGGCTCTGTCCGGTCGTCCGGGCCGAGCGCCTCCGAGCGATTCATGACGGCGCTGATGACCGGCCACGGCTCGCGCGACGACTACGTGGCGATGGTCGCGCAGAACTACTTCGTCTACGGCGCCCTCGAGCGTGCGGCGGCCTCGCGCGCCGCTGATCCTGTCGCCGCCGCCTTCATGACGCCGGCTCTGACGCGCCTGCCCGCGATCCGCGAAGACCTCCACTACCTCATCGGCGACGACTGGGAGTCGCAGGTCTCGCCGCTCGAGACCACGCGCCGCTACGTCGACAGGATCGAGACGGTGGCGGCGACCACGACCGGCGGCTTCGTCGCCCACCACTACACGCGCTACCTCGGCGATCTGTCGGGCTGCACGATCATCCGCACGCTCATGCAGCGGCAGTTCGGCTTCGAGACGAACGGCGTCGGCTTCTACCTCTTCGCCGGCATCGCCAAGCCGAAGGAGTTCAAGTCGACCTACCGCGCCCAGCTCGACGCCGTCGGCTGGAGCGACGACGAGCGCGAGCGTGTCATCGCCGAGGTCGGCGTCGCCTACCGCCTCACCGAAGAGCTCTTCGACGAGCTCGCGTCGAGCCGCGGCACCCGCGCCGCGTAG
- a CDS encoding ATP-dependent RecD-like DNA helicase, giving the protein MAESSRPELSDEQAAVYAAIENTREHIFVTGRAGTGKSTLLNHLSWNTSKQIVICAPTGVAALNVGGQTIHSLFRLPIGLIADHDIEQNAELRKLLNTIDTLVIDEVSMVNADLLDAIDRSLRQARQRRNEAFGGVQVVLFGDPYQLAPVPGDPEERAYFTDHYRSMWFFDAHVWDEVSLRIVELAFIHRQSDAGFKEMLNAVRHGRVTAEIAGALNTAGARPVPTDGGAITLATRNDTVSRINKLELERLPGSPKTAKASVTGDFGGRTFPADEALELKVGAQVMFLRNDSEQRWVNGSVGVVTKIRDTVFVELDGEEVEVQPAVWEKYRYSYSQTTKELKKDIVAEFQQFPLRLAWAVTIHKSQGKTYDRAIVDLGTRVFSAGQTYVALSRITSLEGLYLSRPLRPSDIIVDRDVRRFMSQATRTPAIQAATLAD; this is encoded by the coding sequence ATGGCCGAGAGCAGCCGCCCCGAACTCTCCGACGAGCAGGCCGCCGTCTACGCCGCGATCGAGAACACTCGCGAGCACATCTTCGTCACCGGTCGCGCCGGCACGGGCAAGTCGACGCTGCTCAACCATCTCTCGTGGAACACCTCGAAGCAGATCGTCATCTGCGCGCCGACCGGCGTCGCCGCGCTCAACGTCGGCGGGCAGACGATCCACTCGCTCTTCCGGTTGCCGATCGGCCTGATCGCCGACCACGACATCGAGCAGAACGCTGAGCTGCGGAAGCTCCTCAACACCATCGACACCCTGGTGATCGACGAGGTCTCGATGGTCAACGCCGACCTGCTCGACGCGATCGACCGGTCGCTGCGCCAGGCGCGGCAGCGGCGCAACGAGGCGTTCGGCGGAGTGCAGGTGGTGCTGTTCGGCGACCCGTACCAGCTGGCGCCGGTGCCCGGCGATCCTGAAGAGCGGGCCTACTTCACAGACCACTACCGCTCGATGTGGTTCTTCGACGCGCACGTGTGGGACGAGGTGTCGCTGCGCATCGTCGAGCTCGCGTTCATCCACCGGCAGAGCGACGCGGGGTTCAAAGAGATGCTGAACGCCGTGCGGCACGGTCGGGTGACAGCCGAGATCGCCGGGGCGCTCAACACCGCAGGGGCACGACCGGTGCCGACCGACGGCGGCGCGATCACGCTGGCGACGCGCAACGACACCGTCTCGCGCATCAACAAGCTCGAGCTGGAGCGCCTGCCCGGGTCGCCCAAGACGGCGAAGGCGTCGGTCACCGGCGACTTCGGCGGCCGCACCTTCCCCGCCGACGAGGCGCTCGAGCTGAAGGTCGGGGCGCAGGTGATGTTCCTCCGCAACGACTCGGAGCAGCGCTGGGTCAACGGCTCGGTCGGCGTGGTGACGAAGATCCGCGACACGGTGTTCGTCGAGCTCGACGGCGAGGAGGTCGAGGTGCAGCCGGCCGTGTGGGAGAAATACCGCTACAGCTACTCGCAGACCACGAAAGAGCTGAAGAAGGACATCGTCGCCGAGTTCCAGCAGTTCCCGCTGCGGCTCGCTTGGGCGGTCACGATCCACAAGTCGCAGGGCAAGACGTACGACCGCGCCATCGTCGACCTCGGCACTCGGGTGTTCAGCGCCGGTCAGACGTACGTGGCGCTGTCGCGCATCACGTCGCTCGAGGGGCTCTACCTGTCGCGCCCCCTGCGCCCGTCCGACATCATCGTCGACCGCGACGTGCGCCGCTTCATGTCGCAGGCGACGCGCACGCCCGCGATCCAGGCCGCGACGCTCGCCGACTGA
- a CDS encoding LacI family DNA-binding transcriptional regulator: MTDRIRQPATLVDVAERAGVSLKTASRAVNNEPHVAEATRRKVARAADELGFQLNSMASLLKRGIRSNFIGLVTGDLANPFYSSLAKGVEHELRSKGLQLVVSSTDESAERERALVDEMVARQVRALIVVSTLEASDALVSAQERGIPVVFVDRPAADIEADSVVLDNRAGARQAVEHLVAHGHRRVGFVGDFSRLPTHQLRLDGYLEAMAAAGVTELEARQWVREDLHDAAGARGATLDLLGIADAPTALFTSNNRVTIGALTAFRERSHPAPPWSASTTSTSPTCSV, encoded by the coding sequence GTGACCGACCGCATCCGCCAGCCCGCCACGCTCGTCGACGTGGCCGAGCGTGCCGGCGTCAGCCTGAAGACCGCCTCGCGCGCCGTCAACAACGAGCCGCACGTCGCCGAGGCCACCCGCCGGAAAGTGGCGCGCGCGGCCGACGAGCTGGGCTTCCAGCTCAACAGCATGGCGTCGCTCCTCAAGCGCGGCATCCGCTCGAACTTCATCGGTCTCGTCACCGGCGACCTCGCGAACCCCTTCTATTCGTCGCTGGCGAAAGGCGTCGAGCACGAGCTGCGCTCGAAGGGCCTGCAGCTGGTGGTCTCGTCGACCGACGAGAGTGCCGAGCGGGAGCGCGCCCTGGTCGACGAGATGGTCGCCCGGCAGGTGCGGGCCCTCATCGTCGTCTCGACCCTCGAGGCCTCCGACGCGCTCGTCTCGGCTCAGGAGCGCGGCATCCCGGTCGTCTTCGTCGACCGTCCGGCCGCCGACATCGAGGCCGACAGCGTCGTGCTCGACAACCGCGCCGGCGCCCGCCAGGCCGTCGAGCACCTCGTCGCGCACGGTCACCGGCGCGTGGGTTTCGTCGGCGACTTCTCGCGGCTGCCGACGCACCAGCTTCGGCTGGACGGCTATCTCGAGGCCATGGCCGCCGCCGGAGTCACCGAGCTCGAAGCCCGCCAGTGGGTTCGCGAAGACCTGCACGACGCCGCCGGCGCCCGTGGCGCCACGCTCGACCTGCTGGGCATCGCCGATGCGCCGACCGCGCTGTTCACCAGCAACAACCGGGTGACCATCGGGGCTCTGACCGCCTTCCGCGAGCGATCGCATCCTGCCCCGCCCTGGTCGGCTTCGACGACTTCGACCTCGCCGACGTGCTCGGTGTGA